One window of the Macadamia integrifolia cultivar HAES 741 unplaced genomic scaffold, SCU_Mint_v3 scaffold706, whole genome shotgun sequence genome contains the following:
- the LOC122069771 gene encoding 1-acyl-sn-glycerol-3-phosphate acyltransferase BAT2, chloroplastic-like, with translation MEVLSCCTPFISLPTVSLKSRGSPVKPVMCSIVNIIQTRNSMFRRKHGGTMWDPFNRNLDVYQPFYDINWQSRCKVPRNIVVRSELAGTGSPHAAYPLAETQLGSKVRGICFYAVTAVAAIFLFVLMLVAHPFVILFDRYRRKVHHLVAKIWATLTVLPFFKVEFEGLENLPPPETPAVYVSNHQSFLDIYILLILGRSFKFISKTGIFVFPVVGWAMFLMGTIPLKRMDSKSQLDCLKRCIDLVKKGVSVFFFPEGTRSKDGKMGVFKKGAFSVAAKTGAPVVPIALLGTGNLMPAGMESTLNSGTVKIIIHKPIDGNNPEILCEKARNTIADVLNHHS, from the exons ATGGAAGTTCTTTCTTGCTGTACACCATTTATTTCTCTTCCCACCGTTTCACTCAAATCCAGGGGCTCTCCAGTGAAGCCAGTTATGTGCTCAATTGTTAACA TTATCCAAACAAGAAACTCTATGTTTCGAAGGAAACATGGTGGTACAATGTGGGATCCTTTCAACCGTAACTTGGATGTCTATCAACCATTTTATGATATTAATTGGCAAAGTCGGTGTAAGGTGCCACGAAATATTGTTGTGCGGTCCGAACTTGCTGGAACTGGGTCTCCTCATGCTGCCTATCCACTTGCAG AAACTCAGTTGGGCTCAAAAGTGAGAGGAATTTGTTTTTATGCTGTGACTGCTGTTGctgccatttttctttttgtgctcATGTTGGTGGCTCATCCTTTTGTTATCTTATTTGATCGGTACCGAAGGAAAGTACATCATCTTGTTGCAAAGATTTGGGCAACTTTAACTGTTCTTCCATTCTTTAAGGTAGAATTTGAGGGATTAGAGAATTTGCCACCACCAGAGACCCCTGCTGTATATGTTTCTAACCACCAGAGTTTTTTGGACATCTATATTCTTCTAATTCTTGGCAGAAGCTTCAAATTCATTAGCAAGACTGGAATTTTTGTCTTTCCTGTTGTTGGATGGGCAATGTTCCTAATGGGTACTATTCCCTTGAAACGAATGGACAGCAAAAGTCAATTG GACTGTCTAAAGCGTTGCATAGATCTAGTGAAAAAGGgggtttctgtttttttctttcctgaGGGAACCCGGAGTAAAGACGGGAAGATGGGAGTATTTAAG AAAGGTGCATTTAGTGTTGCGGCAAAAACTGGAGCACCAGTTGTACCAATTGCGCTTTTGGGAACTGGCAATCTTATGCCTGCTGGGATGGAGAGCACATTGAATTCGGGAACTGTGAAAATTATCATTCACAAGCCTATAGATGGAAACAATCCagagatattgtgtgagaagGCAAGAAATACTATAGCAGATGTTCTCAATCATCATAGCTGA